From a single Canis aureus isolate CA01 chromosome 5, VMU_Caureus_v.1.0, whole genome shotgun sequence genomic region:
- the LDLRAP1 gene encoding low density lipoprotein receptor adapter protein 1 isoform X3, whose amino-acid sequence MDALKSAGRALIRSPSLAKQSWGGGGRHRKLPENWTDIRETLLEGMLFSLKYLGMTLVEQPKGEELSAAAVKRIVATAKASGKKLQKVTLKVSPRGIILTDNITNQLIENVSIYRISYCTADKMHDKVFAYIAQSQHNENLECHAFLCTKRKMAQAVTLTVAQAFKVAFEFWQVSKEEKEKREKASQEGGDLLGGGLRDSTPSLKSLVATGNLLDLEETAKAPLSTVSANTTKVDEAPRPQALNNSSVVWVSLMSLESWLSFWKWMKARKPSSLPPLLFSLKAIDFLQSNPLTLRKERLSPKEEQ is encoded by the exons AGCTGCCAGAGAACTGGACAGACATTCGGGAGACACTGCTCGAGGGAATGCTCTTCAGCCTCAAGTATCTGGGCATGACGCTGGTGGAGCAGCCCAAGGGTGAGGAGCTGTCAGCTGCTGCTGTCAAGAGGATTGTGGCCACG GCCAAGGCTAGCGGGAAGAAGCTGCAGAAAGTGACTCTCAAGGTGTCGCCACGGGGGATTATCCTGACCGACAACATCACCAACCAGCTCATTGAGAACGTGTCCATTTACAG GATCTCCTATTGCACAGCAGACAAGATGCACGACAAAGTGTTTGCCTACATTGCACAGAGCCAGCACAACGAGAATCTCGAGTGCCATGCCTTCCTCTGCACCAAACGGAAAATG GCCCAGGCTGTCACCCTCACAGTAGCCCAGGCCTTCAAAGTTGCCTTTGAGTTTTGGCAGGTGTCCAAGGAAG agaaggagaagagggagaaagccagccaggagggaggggacctCCTGGGCGGGGGCCTCCGAGACAGCACCCCGTCGTTGAAGAGCC TGGTTGCCACTGGGAACCTGCTGGACTTGGAAGAGACGGCCAAGGCCCCGCTGTCCACAGTCAGCGCTAACACCACTAAAGTGGACGAGGCACCCAGGCCTCAAGCCTTGAACAATAGCAGTGTTGTCTGG GTATCCCTCATGAGCTTGGAATCCTGGCTCAGTTTTTGGAAGTGGATGAAAGCAAGAAAACCTTCTTCCCTGCCCCCTTTGCTCTTCAGCTTGAAAGCCATCGACTTCCTCCAGTCCAACCCCCTCACTTTACGGAAGGAAAGGCTGAGTCCCAAAGAGGAGCAGTGA
- the LDLRAP1 gene encoding low density lipoprotein receptor adapter protein 1 isoform X1, which translates to MDALKSAGRALIRSPSLAKQSWGGGGRHRKLPENWTDIRETLLEGMLFSLKYLGMTLVEQPKGEELSAAAVKRIVATAKASGKKLQKVTLKVSPRGIILTDNITNQLIENVSIYRISYCTADKMHDKVFAYIAQSQHNENLECHAFLCTKRKMAQAVTLTVAQAFKVAFEFWQVSKEEKEKREKASQEGGDLLGGGLRDSTPSLKSLVATGNLLDLEETAKAPLSTVSANTTKVDEAPRPQALNNSSVVWELDDGLDEAFSRLAQSRTNPQVLDIGLTAQDIHYAQCLSPVDWDKPDSSSTEQDDLFSF; encoded by the exons AGCTGCCAGAGAACTGGACAGACATTCGGGAGACACTGCTCGAGGGAATGCTCTTCAGCCTCAAGTATCTGGGCATGACGCTGGTGGAGCAGCCCAAGGGTGAGGAGCTGTCAGCTGCTGCTGTCAAGAGGATTGTGGCCACG GCCAAGGCTAGCGGGAAGAAGCTGCAGAAAGTGACTCTCAAGGTGTCGCCACGGGGGATTATCCTGACCGACAACATCACCAACCAGCTCATTGAGAACGTGTCCATTTACAG GATCTCCTATTGCACAGCAGACAAGATGCACGACAAAGTGTTTGCCTACATTGCACAGAGCCAGCACAACGAGAATCTCGAGTGCCATGCCTTCCTCTGCACCAAACGGAAAATG GCCCAGGCTGTCACCCTCACAGTAGCCCAGGCCTTCAAAGTTGCCTTTGAGTTTTGGCAGGTGTCCAAGGAAG agaaggagaagagggagaaagccagccaggagggaggggacctCCTGGGCGGGGGCCTCCGAGACAGCACCCCGTCGTTGAAGAGCC TGGTTGCCACTGGGAACCTGCTGGACTTGGAAGAGACGGCCAAGGCCCCGCTGTCCACAGTCAGCGCTAACACCACTAAAGTGGACGAGGCACCCAGGCCTCAAGCCTTGAACAATAGCAGTGTTGTCTGG GAGCTGGATGATGGCCTGGATGAAGCATTTTCAAG GCTTGCGCAGTCTCGGACGAACCCTCAGGTCCTGGACATTGGATTGACAGCACAGGACATCCATTACGCCCAGTGCCTCTCACCTGTCGACTGGGACAAGCCTGACAGCAGCAGCACCGAGCAGGATGACCTCTTCAGCTTCTGA
- the LDLRAP1 gene encoding low density lipoprotein receptor adapter protein 1 isoform X2, whose amino-acid sequence MDALKSAGRALIRSPSLAKQSWGGGGRHRKLPENWTDIRETLLEGMLFSLKYLGMTLVEQPKGEELSAAAVKRIVATAKASGKKLQKVTLKVSPRGIILTDNITNQLIENVSIYRISYCTADKMHDKVFAYIAQSQHNENLECHAFLCTKRKMAQAVTLTVAQAFKVAFEFWQVSKEEKEKREKASQEGGDLLGGGLRDSTPSLKSLVATGNLLDLEETAKAPLSTVSANTTKVDEAPRPQALNNSSVVWLDDGLDEAFSRLAQSRTNPQVLDIGLTAQDIHYAQCLSPVDWDKPDSSSTEQDDLFSF is encoded by the exons AGCTGCCAGAGAACTGGACAGACATTCGGGAGACACTGCTCGAGGGAATGCTCTTCAGCCTCAAGTATCTGGGCATGACGCTGGTGGAGCAGCCCAAGGGTGAGGAGCTGTCAGCTGCTGCTGTCAAGAGGATTGTGGCCACG GCCAAGGCTAGCGGGAAGAAGCTGCAGAAAGTGACTCTCAAGGTGTCGCCACGGGGGATTATCCTGACCGACAACATCACCAACCAGCTCATTGAGAACGTGTCCATTTACAG GATCTCCTATTGCACAGCAGACAAGATGCACGACAAAGTGTTTGCCTACATTGCACAGAGCCAGCACAACGAGAATCTCGAGTGCCATGCCTTCCTCTGCACCAAACGGAAAATG GCCCAGGCTGTCACCCTCACAGTAGCCCAGGCCTTCAAAGTTGCCTTTGAGTTTTGGCAGGTGTCCAAGGAAG agaaggagaagagggagaaagccagccaggagggaggggacctCCTGGGCGGGGGCCTCCGAGACAGCACCCCGTCGTTGAAGAGCC TGGTTGCCACTGGGAACCTGCTGGACTTGGAAGAGACGGCCAAGGCCCCGCTGTCCACAGTCAGCGCTAACACCACTAAAGTGGACGAGGCACCCAGGCCTCAAGCCTTGAACAATAGCAGTGTTGTCTGG CTGGATGATGGCCTGGATGAAGCATTTTCAAG GCTTGCGCAGTCTCGGACGAACCCTCAGGTCCTGGACATTGGATTGACAGCACAGGACATCCATTACGCCCAGTGCCTCTCACCTGTCGACTGGGACAAGCCTGACAGCAGCAGCACCGAGCAGGATGACCTCTTCAGCTTCTGA